Proteins encoded together in one Nyctibius grandis isolate bNycGra1 chromosome 1, bNycGra1.pri, whole genome shotgun sequence window:
- the SULT6B1 gene encoding sulfotransferase 6B1, protein MAEDKKTFIDEINTALAKSEGLTLKDLLFSYRGTPYPVTVCRVEMFQALENLEARRDDMVLVSYPKCGVNWLIQILSDLIFTTIQSKPVSTELPFIECGDPDKYQRMKQIPSPRILATHLNYDCLPKSIFKKKAKILVLFRNPKDTAVSLFHFHNNVPSIPSYSSWDEFFSEFMNGRLSWGSYFDHAVTWNKHIEDENTMIIIYEDLKENLTASVKQIAEFFGFSPTAEQIQSIADRATFQAVKDKAQETHSAIGSILFRKGIVGDWKNLFTEAQNQEMDAKFKVCLEGTKLEAKLKYDVYCKA, encoded by the exons ATGGCTGAGGATAAAAAAACCTTTATTGATGAGATAAATACAGCGTTGGCAAAGTCTGAAGGGCTTACCTTGAAGGATCTGCTGTTCTCCTACCGGGGGACCCCGTATCCTGTCACAGTGTGCAGAGTGGAAATGTTCCAAGCCCTGGAGAACCTGGAAGCCAGAAGAGATGATATGGTGCTGGTGTCCTATCCCAAATGCG GTGTGAACTGGCTTATCCAGATTTTGAGTGATTTGATATTTACAACTATCCAGAGTAAACCTGTAAGCACAGAACTACCATTTATTGAATGTGGAGATCCAGATAAATATCAG AGGATGAAGCAGATTCCATCTCCAAGGATTTTGGCAACACATCTGAATTATGATTGCCTCCCCAAGtctattttcaagaaaaaagccaag ATACTAGTGCTATTTCGAAACCCTAAAGATACAGCTGTTTCACTTTTCCATTTCCACAACAATGTGCCAAGCATCCCCAGTTACAGCTCCTGGGATGAGTTCTTCTCAGAGTTCATGAATGGGAGAC TCAGCTGGGGATCTTATTTTGATCATGCAGTCACCTGGAACAAACACATTGAGGATGAGAATACTATGATCATAATATATGAAGACCTGAAAGAG AACCTGACTGCCAGCGTAAAGCAGATAGCTGAATTCTTTGGATTCTCCCCAACGGCAGAGCAGATCCAGTCCATTGCAGACAGGGCCACTTTCCAGGCAGTGAAGGATAAGGCTCAGGAGACTCACAGTGCTATTGGCTCAATTCTTTTCCGCAAAG GTATTGTTGGAGactggaaaaatcttttcactGAAGCTCAGAACCAGGAAATGGATGCCAAGTTCAAAGTGTGCTTAGAAGGAACTAAACTGGAAGCGAAGTTAAAATATGATGTGTACTGCAAGGCCTGA